The Callospermophilus lateralis isolate mCalLat2 chromosome 4, mCalLat2.hap1, whole genome shotgun sequence genomic interval ATGTGTATTTAAAGTATgagggttttttttattttttgtgggttttttgttttttgttttggtactggggattgagccctggtgtgcataaccactgagccacatccccagcccttttttatggtttctttagagacagagtttcactcagttgttgaggctggctttgaacttgaaatcctcctgcctcagcctttagaGGGGCTGggtttacaggagtgtgccactgccccccccccccccccccccgctgtaAAGGTAagagttctttttaaaaacttttttttttaaataacaggtgtttttatttgttaatgtttgtgttttgagacagagtctcactaagttgctgaggctggctttgaacttgcaatcctcctgcttcagcctcctaagttgctgagattacaggcatgcaccattgtacCTGGCTTAAAATACCAGTTTTATAGCTGAAATTGACAATAAATCCATTGTGTTCAGATTTTCCAAACTAGGAAACTCTGTAGATGCTCTTCAGCTGTAGAATGGATAAACTGGTGTGTTCACTTAATAGAGTATTCCTCAGCATTGAAAATTAAATGATTGTCATGAGCAACGTGATGAATGATCTTCACAAAGTTGAGTGAAAAATGCCATACACAAAAGCAGACACTGTTAAAGTGTACACAGTGGTTGTATCCATTAGTATATGGAAGTTCTAGTTATCAGTCTTTGcttttaatttagaaaaaaaaaaattaactgtaacatagtacctttttttaataactttattttatttgttttttatgtggtgctgaggatcgaacccagtgcctcgcacacgtGATGTGTGTAATCATGTCATGCCTCacgtgtgcgaggcaagtgctctaccactgaactacaacaccCAGAcctgattttaattttgaaaacctTATATTGACAGATCTCCAAAAATACTGTTTCAGTCAAATTAACAACAGAACTGTTatctttctctcttcctaagttcctgctaTGGAAGTAATGTTAAATAACTTGGTAGAATTTGGTCAATAGAGCTATCCACAGGGAAAAAGGAATTCCTCAAAATTCTTGCCCCCAAGCCTTATTTTTATGCACTTTTTGGAAAGTGTCCTCTTTTGTTTACTGAAACTCTCTCCTGTCTTGTCCTTGAGACTTAAACACACCTCAGCATTTGCTTGCTGCTGAAAGGCATGCACACATGGTGTCACTTTGAATAGCAATTTCATTTAGTGGATACCTTGACTGTCTTGCAAGTATGGAGTTTGGCATGCCCCTGTATTCCCAAGTTAGTAAGAGGTCCCTGCTTATTCACTCCTCTGTTGCTCCGACCTCTTGGTATTTCACCTACTCTAGCAGGATACAGTGAGTTGATGTGTGTAATCATGTCATGCCTCTCTTTGTTCCAAACTCTCTAGTGGCTTCCCATCTCAAGAGAAAAGTCAAAATCAGCACCATTGACACTTAGACCACaaaatgttttgttgttgttgggatTGGAGCGGGAActtagattttaatttttatatcctTTGCACTGTTGGACATGTAGCAACCTCCCTGGCTTCTGCtcactagatgccagtagcacCCTTCCAGTCATGACATGGCCACATGTCCCTTGTAGGGCAAACCCACCCCCTCTTGAAAACTCTGATTTTATTGGAATTAAACATATGTTTACCTTTAATCATATCCATGTTTCATATCCATCTTATTACTCCTTTATTCTCTCTAGCTATATCATCATCCCTGCCATTCATTTTTTGAACATACCACCCAGCACCTACCTACCTCAGGGTCTTTGCATTTGATATTCATTCTTTCTGAAATATTCTCCCAAATGTCTACATTATTCTCACATTTTTATACATGTTTTAAAATGTCATCTTgtgtagccaggcatggtagtgtaTGCCAGGAATCCCAGTTAcctggaaggctgaggtaggaggatctccagtttgaggccagcctagacaaCTTAATAAGACactatctcaacataaattttttttttaaaaaggaaagggaatgtagttcagtggtatatcttttgcctagcatgtgtgaggcactgagtttgatcctcagtacttaaaaaaataaattgtataatGTCAGTCATTCCCACTAGAATAATATTCCATGaaacagaggtttttttttttaccagttgTACTGTTTTGTCATTGTAAGACAGTACCTGAACcacgcacagtggtgcatgcctgtaatcccagcagcatgggaggctgaggcaggatgatgggttcaaagccagcctcagcaacttagtgaggcagtaagcaacttagcaagaccctgtctctaaataaaatataaaaaagggctggaattgtggctcagtggtagagcacttgcctggcacatgtgaggctctgggtttgatcctcagcattgcaaataaataaataaatatccattgacaagttgtttttgttttttttgtttgtttgtttgttttttgtttttggggggttttgttttgttttaaagcagggcttgatgtggctcagtggttaagcaccctgggttcaattctcagtaccaaaaaaaagacaaTACCTGACAGTACCTGGCATATAATTGGTATTCATTAAATATCTGTTGACTGAATATATTGTGCACTCCTATCAGTAGCATTGAACAAATAGGCCAAAGGtttagtttgtttttaaaaatataacactTATCTCTAGTAATACACAACCTTTGAACTCCAAAATTGACTCTAATCCAATGTTCACTATAAAGTGGCAGCCAGATGGTGCAGGGAAGAACAAGCAATCAGAGTCTTCCAGGCCAAGATTCAGATTTTAGTTCAGTCATTAATTTGTGTGATCCCAGAGAAATCTTTGAATTTCCCAAGCCTTAGTATCCTCATCTATCAAGTTAACAGTCATTTTTCTTTCAGAGTTGTATGACGAGCATAGTGACAAATGTGTCTCAGGGACTCAAAAGTGGAACCCATGTCCATGTCCTTGCCCCATTGTAATTCACAGAGAAATTCAGCTGTTTCTCATTACTTGAGACACAGGAAATGGGTATAATGatttaatgttttgcttaacATATCTTGAGAGggaaaaacaattgaaaaatccTGTGTATTTTGAGAGCCTCTGTTTCCTTTAGAGCATTCGGTTTCTAAAGGGAAGAATTCTTGGActgtgatatagctcagtggtagagtgtgtagTTAGCATGAACAAGActctggtttaatccccagcacagcaaaaaaaaaaaaaaaacttgtttgtTTTTGAATTGTACTACATGCACCCATCTCCCACCTAACTTAAGAGCTGGTGCTTTCATGGTCTTCTTCCTGCTAAGTAACAGTAGTTTGTGCAGCCTTGAGATTCCAGCAGATGTCTGGGTGGGTGACACAGAGACTACTCTCTCTTGTCTAGTGAGCTACTTCCAGACCACCTGCCTCTGTGTCTTTCAGAATCTTCCCTAGAAAAAGAGAGGGAGACTCCCAGTCCCATCGACCCCAACTGTGTGGAGGTAGATGTGAACTTCAACCCTGATCCTGCTGACCTGGTCCTCTCCAGTGTGCCAGGTGGGGAGCTCTTCAACCCTCGGAAGCATAAGTTTGCTGAGGAAGACCTGAAACCCCAGCCCATGATCAAAAAGGCCAAGAAGGTGTTTGTCCCTGATGAGCAGAAGGTAACCTGGTGTCCTTTTATAAGTATAGGTGTAACAGTTGTTCAGGAATTGGGGGTGggatgagggtgtagctcagtggtagagtgcttgcctatcatgtatcaggccctggattccatcatcagcaccacacaaaaaaataaagaatgtcgGAGGGGGGGACTGGGATGGGGGACAGGACTGGGAATTGTGTTTCCTCATATAAAATTTTACCTGGAGAACATTTCCTCCTTGGGGACACATGAGTTCAATGTATAGAACCACATCATGCAGCAATTTGGTAGAAGGAAATGTAGTCAGGTGGTGTTTGCTCCAGTGACTCCCTGTAGTTCTCTCTCATTTCTGTTGCCTCTGGGTGTGTCAGTGTCCTGCCTCTCTGGATTTAGCCCATCCATTGGGCAAAAGCTCACTCCACTGGAACTGGAGTTGAAGGAGTCTCCATTTGAAGGACAGAAGACAGCTTATATGTTGGTGTTTCCAGGCAGCTCTCAAGCTGATGGTTCCATAGGAACTGATGGGAAGAGGGAACTTCGCAGTTTTTCCATCCTCTCCTCTGAAAAACTGAGAGAAAGGACTTTTCATCTGAGCTTGGAGTCAGGCAGACCTGGGCATAGGCCCCACTTTACTACCTAGTACCCAGGGTGCTTCaagttcctcatctgtaaaatggaaacaaCTGTACTTACCTCTTGAAGAGGTTTCTAAGACTAATAATAATGGTGACAATACTGGTTAAAATGTCACTTTTAGGCCAGGCATTGTTATAAGCACTGTGTACAtactaactcatttaatcctcaaaccTAACTCTATGAGGTAGTTACTATTGTTATTCCCATTGTAGAGCTGAGACACTGAGAAGTTAGAGCATTTGCATGATTTTACTGCTAATAAAATTGCAGAGCCAAGATTTGAATTTAGGGGACTGGACCCAGGTTACCGTCCTTTAACTACTGTAAAACACTAAATGATGTGCCTAAACGTGCTTGATGCTAAAGTAGCACTCCAAAATGACTGGTAAATAGAGACTCCTTCCCTCCATGATGCAACTGCCTGAGGACTTTGTTTCTCATTCTGCCCCTCTGAGGACAGGGCAGTGCCCCTCAATGTTTCTTGGCACATGTAGCTCCTTTCCCAGGATCCCAGCTTTAGTTCTGGCTACATCACTGAATATTAAGGGGAATCTGGGTGGCAGGAGGGAAAGATTGGATTCCCTAACAGGGAAGATGAAACCCACAGAGGCTACTCTCCCACAGGATGAAAAATACTGGACGAGACGCAAGAAGAACAATGTGGCAGCTAAAAGGTCACGGGATGCCAGACGCCTGAAGGAAAACCAGATCACCATTCGTGCAGCCTTCCTGGAGAAGGAGAACACAGCCCTCCGGACGGAAGTAGCAGAGCTACGCAAGGAGGTGGGCAAGTGCAAGACCATCGTGTCCAAGTATGAGACCAAGTATGGGCCCTTGTAACCCGTGCCCCGCCCAGGCTGGGCACTGCCTGCCCCTTAGACCTCTGCCTGGGGGCGCCGTGAACCCCACACATGCGTGGAGACTTAGGACTCGTCCTGGGCGCATAGTGGAGCACCTGCTCCAGGAGCGTTCACGTCTCAGCTTCATTATAACACGGCCAGCGCACGTGGCAACTTCCCAGGGGGGTCAGCCTCCTCACTGACAGGGAGCACGAGAGAATCTATGAAGATGGGTGAATCGGCCTAAGTTTCTATTCTTGGATGTCCTGGCTGAATTGGAAGGGGACCTCTGGAGTACACATCTCCTTTCACAGGGCACTCAGGCTTCCTTCGACTCTCCCTCGGTCTCCAGCCTGGGCTGCCGAGGGCTGCCTCTGCAGAATGAGTCATGATCATTGTTACCATTATGTCTTCTCAGGTAGCCTGTGGATTTccacttggtgtgtgtgtgtcatgCACCTCACCCTCCCCAGAAAGTCTGTGAAACAGGCCATCCCCATCTCCCTTGGAGGTAGAAGGGCACACTTGCTCCTCTGTTAGCATACACAGGGTGCCAGGCCACAGGAATGGGTCTCCACAGTCTGGGATGGGGTTGGGGTCTGGGGCCTTCAGCAGAAGTGCACTCAGCCATTCTTAACCCTCACACCCCTTTTCTCTTGGGGCTTTAAGGCCTGAGTTCTGGATGCCAGGGAGGAGGCCCTGGGGACTGGCTTCGTCTACTTGCTGTGGAGCAGCTTCCTGGAGACTGGTCTTTGGGCCTTCTTTGCCAGTGCAGGGGAGACCTTTTTATCTCCTCCTCCAGGCCAGTCCTGGAGGCCACCTGACTCTCTAATTTGTCCCACCAGtctggcccctgggcctgttgtTTCTTTCCATTTGGTAACCATTGTCTTGGATTTAAAAGAATCACCCCCCTCACCTGGGAAGCTTTACCTTCCTGGACTCAAGGTGTAGTTTCCGCATGGTGTTTAGAAAACTGGTCTCTATATCACCTTACACTGTGAGCGTGAGAGCTGGGGCCTGTTTCTTGAGAAGCTCCATTTTTTTCTTGCTCTGCTCACCAGTGTGGCCCAGACCAGATTCCACTCTCCCTGAGGCAGAAGAGATCCTCTCACTTCTTGTATCAGGATTCCTCCTGTGCAAGCTATCAGGTGTTAGCAGGGCAGAGCACCTAGCCAGGAGTCATCAAGGTCACAATGCAGCTCCCGTGGGATAGCAGGTTCTTGGGACATTTACATGGACCTTGGTCCCCACAGTCTTGGTCCCAGAAGTCAGGCCACCTACACCGCCTGGCCATAGTGTGGAGCCATTCTTAAAGCTATGGCCTCCTCTGCCTCACAGCTGCTCCTTTCTCTTCTGTCCGCCTGGATTTATCCTTTTGCCCAGAAGATGAACTGAGGAAACTTGTGGAACCCTCTGCTCATTTGGGCCAGTTTGGGAACCCTCAAGATGGCTGTTTGTTTGCTCAGGGCGGGCAATCTGTGTGAAGAGGAGACAGGTGACAGGTGCACTTTGTCATACTTAACACTGGCTTTATTTACAATGGTGGCATCCTGGACCTGACCTCTAAAGACTTTTTGTAACAGATGTTAAAACCGGGGAAGCTGTCTGGCTGTGGACTGCACCCAGGGGACCCTCCAGGGATCTGCACACCCACCTCTTCCTCTTCGGGGGACTTGACAAAGGTCCCTGAGGCCAAGGGAGGTCTCCCTCCCCCACTGGGCCCCTGACTTTCACTTTGTGGTTCTATAAAAACCATGTGCACACTTTTCACTCTCTTGTGACCACACAGGGCAGTTGCATCCAGCATGTCCGTGTCCTGCCCGGGCAGCTCACCTGCCCGCCCAGCGCTCTCCCTCTGGGCTGGCTGCTCACCCAGAGGGCAGTTCTTCATTTTGTTATTGGTGGATGAGCCTTGAGCTGAAAAGCTCTTCATTTTCTTTGGCTAGAAAAATATAAGGTTTgtgttttttcagttttttgttttttttttttttaaggatggaCACTTTATCTCTGGATTGTATCTATGTTTGGACCCCAGGGGGTGGGATGGAGGCTTGATGTCTCTTCTCCATCCCACCTGCTATCTGTGAAGTGCGCTCCTCTTCTTCCTTTGTGGCAGAGGATGACTAGTTCCTTCCTTAGAAGGAATTTGGTCATTGGACTTTGAGAAGAGCCCCTTAAAAGTTAGGAGCCTGGCAGGAACAGGAAGGAGCATGTCCAGAGGTTGACATTTTGGGGAAAGAAGTATTTAGGTAAGCTTGTTTCCTCCCCTGGCCTAGGAACAAAGACCCTACAGAAAGAGGGTTAGTGCCTGCCTAGTTGCTCTTGGAGATGGGAGTCTCTCTGACTCCCTCCTGGGCCCTCTTCCTCTAGGGTCAGTGGCTGAAGATTTTGGCTCCTGTGCTCAGATCTTTGACATATTCTGGAGAACACCTGGgggaggattttttaaaaaattagcacGGGGGCTAGAGAAGCTGACTTAAACTTGTCTTTCCATGGGTTCACCTTGGGCCAGGAAGTGTTGTTAACTTCTTGAGCGTCTTGTCTTCAACTTCCTGGCCACCCCGTTGCAACCTCAGAACAGACAAATCATGAATGAACTAGAATATTGCAAGAATGtacataaaataaatgtaaatctaGATATAAAAAACAAGTTTAGAGAGCCGGCAGCCTTGTGAAGGACCTGGGTAATCCTGTCCTCTATCAAAGGAAGAGCTTTGCCTGTCTGGCTCCTGCCAGTTGGGGAAGGCATTTAGTAGTGAACTTTAACTTTGGGTCTGCACACCTTGCTGTGAGGTCTGCATACTTTGCTGCAgatgcctccccccacccccaaacagGCAACTTGTGTAGTCCTCCAGCTTGAGGCCAGATGGCCAGTGTGGGAGCCTGTGGGAAAGGCCTCTTTGTGCTGGGCAGCTCTCCACATGGCCCTGGAGTTTCACTCCCTATGACACAAAGGGCCGAGGAGCTCCTAATTTTCATGGCAAAGCTCCATCCCAGCTCCTTTAACACCTGTTAATTAAGTGCAATAAATTTTTCTAGAAAATGGCATAGATGACTTCCAGGTGGAGATTGCtatcttgtggtgctggggatgccaGAACACCACTTGGTCTTATTTTTCTAAGTGCATGTGATATGATAGAGTGTGTGGGGCTCTGCATCCTCCCCTGGGAGCTGGCATTCCAGCGGGCCCCCTTTCTCCTTTACCTTTGTTGGGGGAAGGAGGCAAGGAGAAGATCTCTTCTTCCCAAATGGAGAGGGCAGAACAGAGAGCAGCCCATTGGCCttatgtgcgtgtgtgcgtgtgagtgtgtcaCTGTTGGTGGGCCGGAGTGATGTGGTAGGGAGGGAAGCCGGGAATGTATCCttttcaaaacaaaattaaatattttgagaTGAGAATTTTGCCATTGCCTTTGTCGTTCCCATTCTTTCCTTGTTTCCTCTGTGTGTGGGCCTGGAGACTGAGACTCAGGCCAGAGTTCCTAATTTTTATTAGAATCCCATTCCTGGCATAACTTGTCACCAACCAGATGCCCTTATCTAGGACACCTAATCCCTGTGTTTCTAAGTTTCCTCAAATgtcaaa includes:
- the Tef gene encoding thyrotroph embryonic factor isoform X2, encoding MSSCDRIGVAPAMDMPEVLKSLLEHSLPWPEKRTDKEKGKEKLEEDEAAAASTMAVSASLMPPIWDKTIPYDGESFHLEYMDLDEFLLENGIPASPTQLAQNLLLPVAELEGKESASSSTASPPSSSTAIFQPSETVSSTESSLEKERETPSPIDPNCVEVDVNFNPDPADLVLSSVPGGELFNPRKHKFAEEDLKPQPMIKKAKKVFVPDEQKDEKYWTRRKKNNVAAKRSRDARRLKENQITIRAAFLEKENTALRTEVAELRKEVGKCKTIVSKYETKYGPL